Proteins from a single region of Canis aureus isolate CA01 chromosome 26, VMU_Caureus_v.1.0, whole genome shotgun sequence:
- the TCFL5 gene encoding transcription factor-like 5 protein isoform X3 — MSGPGPREPPQAGGPAGPEGADAAPGEAGLSFTTTDLSLVEMTEVEYTQLQHILYSHMEAAAADGELDARLSSAFLAAAAPGAAAAAAAAGGAAAGGGGAAPVYPVLCPPALADGGFAGAAPCLGHVDFQELRMMLLSEAGAPAAPAAPAAPAPAPAEKTPGADGPGPGAPRPKVPDGGGKENAEGAPEARAKSAVRVRLEDRFNSIPAEPPPAPRGAEPPEPGVALNNLVTLIRHPSEFMNVPLHQQQNKCTTLVKNKTAAAATALQFTCPLFTANACSAAGGSSLSQTQGSGNPCSILEAAKHQDIGLPRAFSFCYQQEIESTKQTLGSRNKALPEQVWIKVGEEALCKQAINKRNRSRIRQLDTNVERRALGEIQNVGEGSTATQGAWPPAESSQANLGEQTQSGPQGGRSQRRERHNRMERDRRRRIRICCDELNLLVPFCNAETDKATTLQWTTAFLKYIQERHGDSLKKITLPRLIMFEMLGIIL; from the exons ATGTCGGGCCCCGGGCCGCGGGAGCCGCCGCAGGCGGGCGGGCCGGCGGGCCCCGAGGGCGCGGACGCGGCGCCGGGCGAGGCGGGGCTGAGCTTCACGACCACCGACCTGAGCCTGGTGGAGATGACGGAGGTGGAGTACACGCAGCTGCAGCACATCCTCTACTCGCACatggaggcggcggcggccgacGGCGAGCTCGACGCGCGCCTCAGCTCGGCCTTcctggcggcggcggccccgggcgcggcggcggcggcggcggcggcggggggcgcggcggcggggggcgggggcgcggcgcccGTGTACCCGGTGCTGTGCCCGCCCGCGCTGGCCGACGGCGGCTTCGCGGGCGCCGCGCCCTGCCTGGGCCACGTCGACTTCCAGGAGCTGCGCATGATGCTGCTGAGCGAGGcgggcgcccccgccgcgcccgccgcgcccgccgcccccgcccccgcgcccgcggaGAAGACGCCCGGCGCCGACGGCCCGGGTCCGGGAGCGCCGCGGCCCAAGGTGCCCGACGGCGGCGGCAAGGAGAACGCGGAGGGCGCGCCCGAGGCGCGGGCCAAGTCGGCCGTGCGGGTCCGCCTGGAGGACCGCTTCAACAGCATCCCCGCCgagccgccgcccgccccgcgcggcGCGGAGCCCCCCGAGCCCGGCGTGGCGCTCAACAA TTTGGTGACTCTTATCCGACATCCTTCCGAATTCATGAACGTTCCTCTTCACCAGCAGCAGAACAAATGCACGACGTTGGTGAAAAATAAAACCGCGGCGGCCGCCACCGCCTTACAGTTTACCTGCCCTCTGTTCACGGCGAATGCCTGCTCCGCGGCCGGGGGATCGAGCCTCTCACAGACGCAG GGCTCTGGTAACCCATGTTCTATACTCGAAGCTGCCAAGCATCAGGACATCGGATTGCCTAgagcattttctttctgttaccaGCAGGAAATTGAATCCACTAAACAGACTTTGGGCAGTAGAAACAAAGCTTTGCCTGAGCAGGTTTGGATTAAAGTAGGAG aAGAAGCGCTATGTAAGCAAGCCATAAATAAGAGGAATCGGAGTAGAATACGTCAGCTGGACACAAATGTAGAACGAAGAGCCCTTGGAGAGATTCAGAACGTGGGCGAAGGCTCCACCGCCACACAGGGCGCTTGGCCGCCCGCGGAGTCCTCGCAGGCAAACCTCGGGGAGCAGACCCAGAGCGGGCCCCAGGGAGGAAGGTCGCAGCGTAGGGAGAGGCACAACCGCATGGAAAGAGATAGAAG GCGCAGAATCCGCATTTGCTGTGATGAGCTGAACCTTTTAGTCCCGTTCTGCAACGCGGAGACGGATAAGGCGACCACCCTGCAGTGGACCACAGCGTTTCTAAAGTACATTCAGGAAAGACATGGAGATTCTCTGAAAAAG ATCACTCTACCCAGGCTTATTATGTTCGAGATGCTGGGGATCATCCTTTGA
- the TCFL5 gene encoding transcription factor-like 5 protein isoform X4 gives MSGPGPREPPQAGGPAGPEGADAAPGEAGLSFTTTDLSLVEMTEVEYTQLQHILYSHMEAAAADGELDARLSSAFLAAAAPGAAAAAAAAGGAAAGGGGAAPVYPVLCPPALADGGFAGAAPCLGHVDFQELRMMLLSEAGAPAAPAAPAAPAPAPAEKTPGADGPGPGAPRPKVPDGGGKENAEGAPEARAKSAVRVRLEDRFNSIPAEPPPAPRGAEPPEPGVALNNLVTLIRHPSEFMNVPLHQQQNKCTTLVKNKTAAAATALQFTCPLFTANACSAAGGSSLSQTQQEIESTKQTLGSRNKALPEQVWIKVGEEALCKQAINKRNRSRIRQLDTNVERRALGEIQNVGEGSTATQGAWPPAESSQANLGEQTQSGPQGGRSQRRERHNRMERDRRRRIRICCDELNLLVPFCNAETDKATTLQWTTAFLKYIQERHGDSLKKEFESVFCGKTGRRLKLTRPDSLVARPAQESLQSSPAMDVK, from the exons ATGTCGGGCCCCGGGCCGCGGGAGCCGCCGCAGGCGGGCGGGCCGGCGGGCCCCGAGGGCGCGGACGCGGCGCCGGGCGAGGCGGGGCTGAGCTTCACGACCACCGACCTGAGCCTGGTGGAGATGACGGAGGTGGAGTACACGCAGCTGCAGCACATCCTCTACTCGCACatggaggcggcggcggccgacGGCGAGCTCGACGCGCGCCTCAGCTCGGCCTTcctggcggcggcggccccgggcgcggcggcggcggcggcggcggcggggggcgcggcggcggggggcgggggcgcggcgcccGTGTACCCGGTGCTGTGCCCGCCCGCGCTGGCCGACGGCGGCTTCGCGGGCGCCGCGCCCTGCCTGGGCCACGTCGACTTCCAGGAGCTGCGCATGATGCTGCTGAGCGAGGcgggcgcccccgccgcgcccgccgcgcccgccgcccccgcccccgcgcccgcggaGAAGACGCCCGGCGCCGACGGCCCGGGTCCGGGAGCGCCGCGGCCCAAGGTGCCCGACGGCGGCGGCAAGGAGAACGCGGAGGGCGCGCCCGAGGCGCGGGCCAAGTCGGCCGTGCGGGTCCGCCTGGAGGACCGCTTCAACAGCATCCCCGCCgagccgccgcccgccccgcgcggcGCGGAGCCCCCCGAGCCCGGCGTGGCGCTCAACAA TTTGGTGACTCTTATCCGACATCCTTCCGAATTCATGAACGTTCCTCTTCACCAGCAGCAGAACAAATGCACGACGTTGGTGAAAAATAAAACCGCGGCGGCCGCCACCGCCTTACAGTTTACCTGCCCTCTGTTCACGGCGAATGCCTGCTCCGCGGCCGGGGGATCGAGCCTCTCACAGACGCAG CAGGAAATTGAATCCACTAAACAGACTTTGGGCAGTAGAAACAAAGCTTTGCCTGAGCAGGTTTGGATTAAAGTAGGAG aAGAAGCGCTATGTAAGCAAGCCATAAATAAGAGGAATCGGAGTAGAATACGTCAGCTGGACACAAATGTAGAACGAAGAGCCCTTGGAGAGATTCAGAACGTGGGCGAAGGCTCCACCGCCACACAGGGCGCTTGGCCGCCCGCGGAGTCCTCGCAGGCAAACCTCGGGGAGCAGACCCAGAGCGGGCCCCAGGGAGGAAGGTCGCAGCGTAGGGAGAGGCACAACCGCATGGAAAGAGATAGAAG GCGCAGAATCCGCATTTGCTGTGATGAGCTGAACCTTTTAGTCCCGTTCTGCAACGCGGAGACGGATAAGGCGACCACCCTGCAGTGGACCACAGCGTTTCTAAAGTACATTCAGGAAAGACATGGAGATTCTCTGAAAAAG GAATTCGAGAGTGTGTTTTGCGGTAAAACTGGCAGAAGGCTCAAGTTGACCAGACCGGACTCCTTGGTGGCGCGTCCCGCACAGGAGAGCCTACAGAGCAGCCCGGCCATGGACGTCAAGTGA
- the TCFL5 gene encoding transcription factor-like 5 protein isoform X7, producing MSGPGPREPPQAGGPAGPEGADAAPGEAGLSFTTTDLSLVEMTEVEYTQLQHILYSHMEAAAADGELDARLSSAFLAAAAPGAAAAAAAAGGAAAGGGGAAPVYPVLCPPALADGGFAGAAPCLGHVDFQELRMMLLSEAGAPAAPAAPAAPAPAPAEKTPGADGPGPGAPRPKVPDGGGKENAEGAPEARAKSAVRVRLEDRFNSIPAEPPPAPRGAEPPEPGVALNNLVTLIRHPSEFMNVPLHQQQNKCTTLVKNKTAAAATALQFTCPLFTANACSAAGGSSLSQTQEIESTKQTLGSRNKALPEQVWIKVGEALCKQAINKRNRSRIRQLDTNVERRALGEIQNVGEGSTATQGAWPPAESSQANLGEQTQSGPQGGRSQRRERHNRMERDRRRRIRICCDELNLLVPFCNAETDKATTLQWTTAFLKYIQERHGDSLKKEFESVFCGKTGRRLKLTRPDSLVARPAQESLQSSPAMDVK from the exons ATGTCGGGCCCCGGGCCGCGGGAGCCGCCGCAGGCGGGCGGGCCGGCGGGCCCCGAGGGCGCGGACGCGGCGCCGGGCGAGGCGGGGCTGAGCTTCACGACCACCGACCTGAGCCTGGTGGAGATGACGGAGGTGGAGTACACGCAGCTGCAGCACATCCTCTACTCGCACatggaggcggcggcggccgacGGCGAGCTCGACGCGCGCCTCAGCTCGGCCTTcctggcggcggcggccccgggcgcggcggcggcggcggcggcggcggggggcgcggcggcggggggcgggggcgcggcgcccGTGTACCCGGTGCTGTGCCCGCCCGCGCTGGCCGACGGCGGCTTCGCGGGCGCCGCGCCCTGCCTGGGCCACGTCGACTTCCAGGAGCTGCGCATGATGCTGCTGAGCGAGGcgggcgcccccgccgcgcccgccgcgcccgccgcccccgcccccgcgcccgcggaGAAGACGCCCGGCGCCGACGGCCCGGGTCCGGGAGCGCCGCGGCCCAAGGTGCCCGACGGCGGCGGCAAGGAGAACGCGGAGGGCGCGCCCGAGGCGCGGGCCAAGTCGGCCGTGCGGGTCCGCCTGGAGGACCGCTTCAACAGCATCCCCGCCgagccgccgcccgccccgcgcggcGCGGAGCCCCCCGAGCCCGGCGTGGCGCTCAACAA TTTGGTGACTCTTATCCGACATCCTTCCGAATTCATGAACGTTCCTCTTCACCAGCAGCAGAACAAATGCACGACGTTGGTGAAAAATAAAACCGCGGCGGCCGCCACCGCCTTACAGTTTACCTGCCCTCTGTTCACGGCGAATGCCTGCTCCGCGGCCGGGGGATCGAGCCTCTCACAGACGCAG GAAATTGAATCCACTAAACAGACTTTGGGCAGTAGAAACAAAGCTTTGCCTGAGCAGGTTTGGATTAAAGTAGGAG AAGCGCTATGTAAGCAAGCCATAAATAAGAGGAATCGGAGTAGAATACGTCAGCTGGACACAAATGTAGAACGAAGAGCCCTTGGAGAGATTCAGAACGTGGGCGAAGGCTCCACCGCCACACAGGGCGCTTGGCCGCCCGCGGAGTCCTCGCAGGCAAACCTCGGGGAGCAGACCCAGAGCGGGCCCCAGGGAGGAAGGTCGCAGCGTAGGGAGAGGCACAACCGCATGGAAAGAGATAGAAG GCGCAGAATCCGCATTTGCTGTGATGAGCTGAACCTTTTAGTCCCGTTCTGCAACGCGGAGACGGATAAGGCGACCACCCTGCAGTGGACCACAGCGTTTCTAAAGTACATTCAGGAAAGACATGGAGATTCTCTGAAAAAG GAATTCGAGAGTGTGTTTTGCGGTAAAACTGGCAGAAGGCTCAAGTTGACCAGACCGGACTCCTTGGTGGCGCGTCCCGCACAGGAGAGCCTACAGAGCAGCCCGGCCATGGACGTCAAGTGA
- the TCFL5 gene encoding transcription factor-like 5 protein isoform X2 has protein sequence MSGPGPREPPQAGGPAGPEGADAAPGEAGLSFTTTDLSLVEMTEVEYTQLQHILYSHMEAAAADGELDARLSSAFLAAAAPGAAAAAAAAGGAAAGGGGAAPVYPVLCPPALADGGFAGAAPCLGHVDFQELRMMLLSEAGAPAAPAAPAAPAPAPAEKTPGADGPGPGAPRPKVPDGGGKENAEGAPEARAKSAVRVRLEDRFNSIPAEPPPAPRGAEPPEPGVALNNLVTLIRHPSEFMNVPLHQQQNKCTTLVKNKTAAAATALQFTCPLFTANACSAAGGSSLSQTQGSGNPCSILEAAKHQDIGLPRAFSFCYQQEIESTKQTLGSRNKALPEQVWIKVGEALCKQAINKRNRSRIRQLDTNVERRALGEIQNVGEGSTATQGAWPPAESSQANLGEQTQSGPQGGRSQRRERHNRMERDRRRRIRICCDELNLLVPFCNAETDKATTLQWTTAFLKYIQERHGDSLKKEFESVFCGKTGRRLKLTRPDSLVARPAQESLQSSPAMDVK, from the exons ATGTCGGGCCCCGGGCCGCGGGAGCCGCCGCAGGCGGGCGGGCCGGCGGGCCCCGAGGGCGCGGACGCGGCGCCGGGCGAGGCGGGGCTGAGCTTCACGACCACCGACCTGAGCCTGGTGGAGATGACGGAGGTGGAGTACACGCAGCTGCAGCACATCCTCTACTCGCACatggaggcggcggcggccgacGGCGAGCTCGACGCGCGCCTCAGCTCGGCCTTcctggcggcggcggccccgggcgcggcggcggcggcggcggcggcggggggcgcggcggcggggggcgggggcgcggcgcccGTGTACCCGGTGCTGTGCCCGCCCGCGCTGGCCGACGGCGGCTTCGCGGGCGCCGCGCCCTGCCTGGGCCACGTCGACTTCCAGGAGCTGCGCATGATGCTGCTGAGCGAGGcgggcgcccccgccgcgcccgccgcgcccgccgcccccgcccccgcgcccgcggaGAAGACGCCCGGCGCCGACGGCCCGGGTCCGGGAGCGCCGCGGCCCAAGGTGCCCGACGGCGGCGGCAAGGAGAACGCGGAGGGCGCGCCCGAGGCGCGGGCCAAGTCGGCCGTGCGGGTCCGCCTGGAGGACCGCTTCAACAGCATCCCCGCCgagccgccgcccgccccgcgcggcGCGGAGCCCCCCGAGCCCGGCGTGGCGCTCAACAA TTTGGTGACTCTTATCCGACATCCTTCCGAATTCATGAACGTTCCTCTTCACCAGCAGCAGAACAAATGCACGACGTTGGTGAAAAATAAAACCGCGGCGGCCGCCACCGCCTTACAGTTTACCTGCCCTCTGTTCACGGCGAATGCCTGCTCCGCGGCCGGGGGATCGAGCCTCTCACAGACGCAG GGCTCTGGTAACCCATGTTCTATACTCGAAGCTGCCAAGCATCAGGACATCGGATTGCCTAgagcattttctttctgttaccaGCAGGAAATTGAATCCACTAAACAGACTTTGGGCAGTAGAAACAAAGCTTTGCCTGAGCAGGTTTGGATTAAAGTAGGAG AAGCGCTATGTAAGCAAGCCATAAATAAGAGGAATCGGAGTAGAATACGTCAGCTGGACACAAATGTAGAACGAAGAGCCCTTGGAGAGATTCAGAACGTGGGCGAAGGCTCCACCGCCACACAGGGCGCTTGGCCGCCCGCGGAGTCCTCGCAGGCAAACCTCGGGGAGCAGACCCAGAGCGGGCCCCAGGGAGGAAGGTCGCAGCGTAGGGAGAGGCACAACCGCATGGAAAGAGATAGAAG GCGCAGAATCCGCATTTGCTGTGATGAGCTGAACCTTTTAGTCCCGTTCTGCAACGCGGAGACGGATAAGGCGACCACCCTGCAGTGGACCACAGCGTTTCTAAAGTACATTCAGGAAAGACATGGAGATTCTCTGAAAAAG GAATTCGAGAGTGTGTTTTGCGGTAAAACTGGCAGAAGGCTCAAGTTGACCAGACCGGACTCCTTGGTGGCGCGTCCCGCACAGGAGAGCCTACAGAGCAGCCCGGCCATGGACGTCAAGTGA
- the TCFL5 gene encoding transcription factor-like 5 protein isoform X5 has protein sequence MSGPGPREPPQAGGPAGPEGADAAPGEAGLSFTTTDLSLVEMTEVEYTQLQHILYSHMEAAAADGELDARLSSAFLAAAAPGAAAAAAAAGGAAAGGGGAAPVYPVLCPPALADGGFAGAAPCLGHVDFQELRMMLLSEAGAPAAPAAPAAPAPAPAEKTPGADGPGPGAPRPKVPDGGGKENAEGAPEARAKSAVRVRLEDRFNSIPAEPPPAPRGAEPPEPGVALNNLVTLIRHPSEFMNVPLHQQQNKCTTLVKNKTAAAATALQFTCPLFTANACSAAGGSSLSQTQEIESTKQTLGSRNKALPEQVWIKVGEEALCKQAINKRNRSRIRQLDTNVERRALGEIQNVGEGSTATQGAWPPAESSQANLGEQTQSGPQGGRSQRRERHNRMERDRRRRIRICCDELNLLVPFCNAETDKATTLQWTTAFLKYIQERHGDSLKKEFESVFCGKTGRRLKLTRPDSLVARPAQESLQSSPAMDVK, from the exons ATGTCGGGCCCCGGGCCGCGGGAGCCGCCGCAGGCGGGCGGGCCGGCGGGCCCCGAGGGCGCGGACGCGGCGCCGGGCGAGGCGGGGCTGAGCTTCACGACCACCGACCTGAGCCTGGTGGAGATGACGGAGGTGGAGTACACGCAGCTGCAGCACATCCTCTACTCGCACatggaggcggcggcggccgacGGCGAGCTCGACGCGCGCCTCAGCTCGGCCTTcctggcggcggcggccccgggcgcggcggcggcggcggcggcggcggggggcgcggcggcggggggcgggggcgcggcgcccGTGTACCCGGTGCTGTGCCCGCCCGCGCTGGCCGACGGCGGCTTCGCGGGCGCCGCGCCCTGCCTGGGCCACGTCGACTTCCAGGAGCTGCGCATGATGCTGCTGAGCGAGGcgggcgcccccgccgcgcccgccgcgcccgccgcccccgcccccgcgcccgcggaGAAGACGCCCGGCGCCGACGGCCCGGGTCCGGGAGCGCCGCGGCCCAAGGTGCCCGACGGCGGCGGCAAGGAGAACGCGGAGGGCGCGCCCGAGGCGCGGGCCAAGTCGGCCGTGCGGGTCCGCCTGGAGGACCGCTTCAACAGCATCCCCGCCgagccgccgcccgccccgcgcggcGCGGAGCCCCCCGAGCCCGGCGTGGCGCTCAACAA TTTGGTGACTCTTATCCGACATCCTTCCGAATTCATGAACGTTCCTCTTCACCAGCAGCAGAACAAATGCACGACGTTGGTGAAAAATAAAACCGCGGCGGCCGCCACCGCCTTACAGTTTACCTGCCCTCTGTTCACGGCGAATGCCTGCTCCGCGGCCGGGGGATCGAGCCTCTCACAGACGCAG GAAATTGAATCCACTAAACAGACTTTGGGCAGTAGAAACAAAGCTTTGCCTGAGCAGGTTTGGATTAAAGTAGGAG aAGAAGCGCTATGTAAGCAAGCCATAAATAAGAGGAATCGGAGTAGAATACGTCAGCTGGACACAAATGTAGAACGAAGAGCCCTTGGAGAGATTCAGAACGTGGGCGAAGGCTCCACCGCCACACAGGGCGCTTGGCCGCCCGCGGAGTCCTCGCAGGCAAACCTCGGGGAGCAGACCCAGAGCGGGCCCCAGGGAGGAAGGTCGCAGCGTAGGGAGAGGCACAACCGCATGGAAAGAGATAGAAG GCGCAGAATCCGCATTTGCTGTGATGAGCTGAACCTTTTAGTCCCGTTCTGCAACGCGGAGACGGATAAGGCGACCACCCTGCAGTGGACCACAGCGTTTCTAAAGTACATTCAGGAAAGACATGGAGATTCTCTGAAAAAG GAATTCGAGAGTGTGTTTTGCGGTAAAACTGGCAGAAGGCTCAAGTTGACCAGACCGGACTCCTTGGTGGCGCGTCCCGCACAGGAGAGCCTACAGAGCAGCCCGGCCATGGACGTCAAGTGA
- the TCFL5 gene encoding transcription factor-like 5 protein isoform X1, whose product MSGPGPREPPQAGGPAGPEGADAAPGEAGLSFTTTDLSLVEMTEVEYTQLQHILYSHMEAAAADGELDARLSSAFLAAAAPGAAAAAAAAGGAAAGGGGAAPVYPVLCPPALADGGFAGAAPCLGHVDFQELRMMLLSEAGAPAAPAAPAAPAPAPAEKTPGADGPGPGAPRPKVPDGGGKENAEGAPEARAKSAVRVRLEDRFNSIPAEPPPAPRGAEPPEPGVALNNLVTLIRHPSEFMNVPLHQQQNKCTTLVKNKTAAAATALQFTCPLFTANACSAAGGSSLSQTQGSGNPCSILEAAKHQDIGLPRAFSFCYQQEIESTKQTLGSRNKALPEQVWIKVGEEALCKQAINKRNRSRIRQLDTNVERRALGEIQNVGEGSTATQGAWPPAESSQANLGEQTQSGPQGGRSQRRERHNRMERDRRRRIRICCDELNLLVPFCNAETDKATTLQWTTAFLKYIQERHGDSLKKEFESVFCGKTGRRLKLTRPDSLVARPAQESLQSSPAMDVK is encoded by the exons ATGTCGGGCCCCGGGCCGCGGGAGCCGCCGCAGGCGGGCGGGCCGGCGGGCCCCGAGGGCGCGGACGCGGCGCCGGGCGAGGCGGGGCTGAGCTTCACGACCACCGACCTGAGCCTGGTGGAGATGACGGAGGTGGAGTACACGCAGCTGCAGCACATCCTCTACTCGCACatggaggcggcggcggccgacGGCGAGCTCGACGCGCGCCTCAGCTCGGCCTTcctggcggcggcggccccgggcgcggcggcggcggcggcggcggcggggggcgcggcggcggggggcgggggcgcggcgcccGTGTACCCGGTGCTGTGCCCGCCCGCGCTGGCCGACGGCGGCTTCGCGGGCGCCGCGCCCTGCCTGGGCCACGTCGACTTCCAGGAGCTGCGCATGATGCTGCTGAGCGAGGcgggcgcccccgccgcgcccgccgcgcccgccgcccccgcccccgcgcccgcggaGAAGACGCCCGGCGCCGACGGCCCGGGTCCGGGAGCGCCGCGGCCCAAGGTGCCCGACGGCGGCGGCAAGGAGAACGCGGAGGGCGCGCCCGAGGCGCGGGCCAAGTCGGCCGTGCGGGTCCGCCTGGAGGACCGCTTCAACAGCATCCCCGCCgagccgccgcccgccccgcgcggcGCGGAGCCCCCCGAGCCCGGCGTGGCGCTCAACAA TTTGGTGACTCTTATCCGACATCCTTCCGAATTCATGAACGTTCCTCTTCACCAGCAGCAGAACAAATGCACGACGTTGGTGAAAAATAAAACCGCGGCGGCCGCCACCGCCTTACAGTTTACCTGCCCTCTGTTCACGGCGAATGCCTGCTCCGCGGCCGGGGGATCGAGCCTCTCACAGACGCAG GGCTCTGGTAACCCATGTTCTATACTCGAAGCTGCCAAGCATCAGGACATCGGATTGCCTAgagcattttctttctgttaccaGCAGGAAATTGAATCCACTAAACAGACTTTGGGCAGTAGAAACAAAGCTTTGCCTGAGCAGGTTTGGATTAAAGTAGGAG aAGAAGCGCTATGTAAGCAAGCCATAAATAAGAGGAATCGGAGTAGAATACGTCAGCTGGACACAAATGTAGAACGAAGAGCCCTTGGAGAGATTCAGAACGTGGGCGAAGGCTCCACCGCCACACAGGGCGCTTGGCCGCCCGCGGAGTCCTCGCAGGCAAACCTCGGGGAGCAGACCCAGAGCGGGCCCCAGGGAGGAAGGTCGCAGCGTAGGGAGAGGCACAACCGCATGGAAAGAGATAGAAG GCGCAGAATCCGCATTTGCTGTGATGAGCTGAACCTTTTAGTCCCGTTCTGCAACGCGGAGACGGATAAGGCGACCACCCTGCAGTGGACCACAGCGTTTCTAAAGTACATTCAGGAAAGACATGGAGATTCTCTGAAAAAG GAATTCGAGAGTGTGTTTTGCGGTAAAACTGGCAGAAGGCTCAAGTTGACCAGACCGGACTCCTTGGTGGCGCGTCCCGCACAGGAGAGCCTACAGAGCAGCCCGGCCATGGACGTCAAGTGA
- the TCFL5 gene encoding transcription factor-like 5 protein isoform X6, with product MSGPGPREPPQAGGPAGPEGADAAPGEAGLSFTTTDLSLVEMTEVEYTQLQHILYSHMEAAAADGELDARLSSAFLAAAAPGAAAAAAAAGGAAAGGGGAAPVYPVLCPPALADGGFAGAAPCLGHVDFQELRMMLLSEAGAPAAPAAPAAPAPAPAEKTPGADGPGPGAPRPKVPDGGGKENAEGAPEARAKSAVRVRLEDRFNSIPAEPPPAPRGAEPPEPGVALNNLVTLIRHPSEFMNVPLHQQQNKCTTLVKNKTAAAATALQFTCPLFTANACSAAGGSSLSQTQQEIESTKQTLGSRNKALPEQVWIKVGEALCKQAINKRNRSRIRQLDTNVERRALGEIQNVGEGSTATQGAWPPAESSQANLGEQTQSGPQGGRSQRRERHNRMERDRRRRIRICCDELNLLVPFCNAETDKATTLQWTTAFLKYIQERHGDSLKKEFESVFCGKTGRRLKLTRPDSLVARPAQESLQSSPAMDVK from the exons ATGTCGGGCCCCGGGCCGCGGGAGCCGCCGCAGGCGGGCGGGCCGGCGGGCCCCGAGGGCGCGGACGCGGCGCCGGGCGAGGCGGGGCTGAGCTTCACGACCACCGACCTGAGCCTGGTGGAGATGACGGAGGTGGAGTACACGCAGCTGCAGCACATCCTCTACTCGCACatggaggcggcggcggccgacGGCGAGCTCGACGCGCGCCTCAGCTCGGCCTTcctggcggcggcggccccgggcgcggcggcggcggcggcggcggcggggggcgcggcggcggggggcgggggcgcggcgcccGTGTACCCGGTGCTGTGCCCGCCCGCGCTGGCCGACGGCGGCTTCGCGGGCGCCGCGCCCTGCCTGGGCCACGTCGACTTCCAGGAGCTGCGCATGATGCTGCTGAGCGAGGcgggcgcccccgccgcgcccgccgcgcccgccgcccccgcccccgcgcccgcggaGAAGACGCCCGGCGCCGACGGCCCGGGTCCGGGAGCGCCGCGGCCCAAGGTGCCCGACGGCGGCGGCAAGGAGAACGCGGAGGGCGCGCCCGAGGCGCGGGCCAAGTCGGCCGTGCGGGTCCGCCTGGAGGACCGCTTCAACAGCATCCCCGCCgagccgccgcccgccccgcgcggcGCGGAGCCCCCCGAGCCCGGCGTGGCGCTCAACAA TTTGGTGACTCTTATCCGACATCCTTCCGAATTCATGAACGTTCCTCTTCACCAGCAGCAGAACAAATGCACGACGTTGGTGAAAAATAAAACCGCGGCGGCCGCCACCGCCTTACAGTTTACCTGCCCTCTGTTCACGGCGAATGCCTGCTCCGCGGCCGGGGGATCGAGCCTCTCACAGACGCAG CAGGAAATTGAATCCACTAAACAGACTTTGGGCAGTAGAAACAAAGCTTTGCCTGAGCAGGTTTGGATTAAAGTAGGAG AAGCGCTATGTAAGCAAGCCATAAATAAGAGGAATCGGAGTAGAATACGTCAGCTGGACACAAATGTAGAACGAAGAGCCCTTGGAGAGATTCAGAACGTGGGCGAAGGCTCCACCGCCACACAGGGCGCTTGGCCGCCCGCGGAGTCCTCGCAGGCAAACCTCGGGGAGCAGACCCAGAGCGGGCCCCAGGGAGGAAGGTCGCAGCGTAGGGAGAGGCACAACCGCATGGAAAGAGATAGAAG GCGCAGAATCCGCATTTGCTGTGATGAGCTGAACCTTTTAGTCCCGTTCTGCAACGCGGAGACGGATAAGGCGACCACCCTGCAGTGGACCACAGCGTTTCTAAAGTACATTCAGGAAAGACATGGAGATTCTCTGAAAAAG GAATTCGAGAGTGTGTTTTGCGGTAAAACTGGCAGAAGGCTCAAGTTGACCAGACCGGACTCCTTGGTGGCGCGTCCCGCACAGGAGAGCCTACAGAGCAGCCCGGCCATGGACGTCAAGTGA